A portion of the Psilocybe cubensis strain MGC-MH-2018 chromosome 10, whole genome shotgun sequence genome contains these proteins:
- a CDS encoding Diadenosine hexaphosphate hydrolase, which produces MNSSNKPPATPLPDESAGAQASPPESSTHTTQETDATIVEEQESIPALSRWSSPAIPQSTWCASDFMVGVGMVIIQQKTEKIVLLYSSKWKYYFFPRGRKDVGETLQQAALREAYEESGYRVDFMPLAIPTRQPHSPETRNRRSHFNTESIYMTTTNWRAGRSGPTDHGGVYLTSWFVGQIPEDAVCESGTRMPDEDHFTTHLLSYEEVRNLIWGTEVKLFDYVWAVYQHTKTILQQEESQRAQQLRRFQITKNRPVRRP; this is translated from the exons ATGAATTCCTCCAATAAACCACCAGCTACCCCCTTGCCGGATGAGTCGGCGGGTGCACAAGCATCGCCGCCAGAGTCCTCGACACATACCACACAGGAGACAGATGCCACTATCGTTGAAGAGCAGGAATCAATTCCTGCTCTTTCAAGGTGGTCATCTCCCGCAATTCCTCAAAGTACATGGTGCGCCTCCGACTTCATGGTAGGGGTAGGGATGGTTATCATCCAGCAAAAAACAGAGAAGATAGTCTTGCTCTACTCATCGAAGTGGAAATATTACTTCTTTCCGCGTGGCAGAAAGGATGTCGGCGAGACCCTACAACAAGCCGCATTACGAGAGGCATACGAGGAG TCGGGATATCGCGTCGATTTCATGCCACTGGCAATCCCAACCCGACAACCCCACTCACCAGAGACACGAAACAGGCGAAGTCATTTCAACACAGAATCTATCTATATGACCACCACGAACTGGAGGGCTGGAAGGAGTGGTCCCACTGACCACGGAGGGGTATATTTGACGTCCTGGTTCGTTGGACAGATACCTGAAGATGCG GTATGCGAATCTGGCACGCGTATGCCCGATGAAGACCACTTTACAACGCACTTGTTATCCTACGAAGAGGTCAGAAACCTCATCTGGGGAACAGAAGTAAAATTATTTGATTATGTCTGGGCTGTATACCAACATACAAAAACCATACTACAACAGGAAGAATCTCAGCGGGCACAACAACTACGTCGATTTCAAATCACCAAAAACCGCCCAGTACGCCGGCCGTAG